The sequence GGACAGGAGGCTCGCCAGCGCCAGGTACATGGAGCCCGTGTAGATGTTGCCCACCTGCGACGGCAGCACCAGGCTGTTGCCCACCAGCCGGTCGAAGCTCGCGTCCGGCGCGGTGTCTCCGTCCAGCGTGCGCAGGTGCCGGTGCGCCTTGCGGGACATCTTCCCGTAGGGCACGTGGTAGACGAGCGCGGCGAAGCGGTCGCTGTACGCGCCCTCACCCGCGGGCTCCGCGGCGGACTCCTGGTAGGCCCGGTACGCGCCCTCCAGCGCGTCCAGGTAGCACTGCACGGAGTAGTGCCCGTCCACCAGCGCGTCCTTCGAGTACAGCGGACGCCAGAAATCCATCACGTCCTTGGAGTAGACGCCCGTCTTGCCCGCCTCCAGGGCCAGCAGCGCGGGCGTGTCCGAGACCAGCATCGCCACCGCGCCGGCGCCCTGCGTGGGCTCACCGGGCGTGCCCACGCCGTAGCGGGCGATGTCCGAGCACACGATGAGCGCCTTGCGGCCCTTCGCGCTGCCGGAGCGCACCCAGTCGAGCGCCATCTGGAGCGCCGCGGTGCCGCCGTAGCAGGCGTGCTTCGTCTCGAAGATGCGGCAGCGCGTGGGCAGCCCCAGGAGCCCCTGGACGTAGGAGGCCACCGGCTTGGAGTGGTCCACCGCCGTCTCCGTGCCCACCACCAGCAGGCCCACGTCCTCCGGCGAGCAGCCCGCGGACTCCAGCGCCATGCGCGCCGCGCGGGCCGCCAGCGTCACGGTGTCCTCGTTCACCAGGGGCACGCCCATGCGCGTCACCCCCAGGCCCTCCACGTACTTGCCGGGCGCCACGCCGCGCGCCATGGCCAGGTCCGCCAGCTCCACGTAGGTGTCCGGTACGGCGACCCCGATTGCTTCCAGTCCTGCCTGCATGATGTCCCCCTCGACTTGCTGCGAGATGTCTTCTTTTTCGCGCGCACGTCTCCCGTGCACCGCGGGCTGCGCGGTGTCCGGGGACGTGAGCGGAGGTGTCTGGGATTGCGGCCCGGCGCGAGACGGGCCCCTTCGCTTTGCGTCAGCCTCGCGCGTACGAGCCGCTGCGCAGCTCGTCGATGATGCCGGGGCCCTTGGGCGTCCAGCCCAGCAGCGACTGGGCCTTCTGGGCGGAGAAGCGCTGATCCAGCGCCAGCGCGTCCGCGAACGCGCCGAACTGCTTGCGCGCCTCCTCCAGCGGCCACGCCACCGTCTTGCCGCCCGCGCCCGCGCCCTCGCTGGCCGCCTGGGCAATGTCCTTGAGCTTCACGGCCGGGCCCTGCACGGCGACCAGCACGGTGCCCGCGGGGGCCTTCTCCACGGCGCGCACGTAGAGGTCCGCCAGGTCCTCCACGAACACCACCGGCCAGTGGTTCTCACCGGTGCCCACGAAGCGGGCCGCGCCGTCCTGCTTCGCGGAGGAGGTGAGCATGGAGGGGATGCCCACGGCGCGTCCGTAGACGATGCCCGGGCGGATGACGACGCCGCGCACGCCCGGCGTGTTCAGCGCGCGCTGCTCCACCGCCGGGCGCCAGGCCACCAGCGCCGCCGCGGCCAGCGGCGAGTCCTCCGTGACGACGGCGCCCTGCGTGTCGCCGTGCACCCAGACGCCGCTCGTGTAGACGAACGCCTTGTTCGTGCCCTTGAGCGCGTCCAGCACCGCCGCGACGGCGGGCGCGTCCACGGCCTCGCTGTTCGCCGTGGCCGTCCAGACGACCGCGTCCAGGTCCTTCACCAGCGCGGCCAGCCCCTTGGCGTCCGCCATGTCGCCCGCCACCGCCGGGATGCCGCGGGCGGTGAGCTTGTTGCGCGCGTCTTCGGAGCGCGCCAGCCCCAGGACCTGGTGGCCCGCCTGCTTGAGCGCGTCCACGACCGCCCCGCCGATGTAGCCCGTCGCGCCCGTCACAAGGATCTTCATGGTGTGCCTCTTCTCACGTTCAGGTTGCGTCATTCGACCGTCACACCCACGTCCTGGCCATCGTGGGCCCAGGCGTAGGAGCGCAGCAGCAGCTGCCACACGACTTCCAGCTCGGCCTCGTCGCGTGGACCAAAGAGCATGGGCGTCCCGGAGCGCGGATGCGGCATGCCCCAGCCCTGCTGGAACACCCGACGCGCCATCTCCGGAGGGAACGTCAGGTGCAGGCTGCCGTCCTCCGCCGGGTGGATGTGCGCGAACTCCGTCCCCACCTGGAACGCCGCGCGAGGCCCCCGCGACGCCTCCGGCCGCAGCCAGAAGGCACGCGCGCCCGGCACGGAGATGCCGCTCGGCGCCACGCGCACGTCCGGCAGCGCGGCGGCGCGGGTGAACAGGCGCTCCTGCAGGTCCGTGGGCGCAATCTGGCTCAGCTGCCGGTGCGCCAGCGGCGTCCCCGGCGGCGCGTCCGTCGTCTCCGGACGGGGCCCCTTGCGCACGGGCAGCCGGAAGGACGGCTCCGGCGTCGTGGACGCCAGCACCCTGGACGACAGGACCGCCGGCTCCGCGCGCTGCACGTCACCGGTCTGCGGCGTGCAGGACAGCGCGGTCAGCAGCAGCGCCGCCAGGCCCAGGAACACCGTGCGTGGGGAATCCATGACTTTCCTATAGAGCGCGTTGACGTCTGGACACTACGCGTCAATTGGAAAAGGATTGTTTCCTGGAGGTGACCAATCCCATGGAGCAGGTGGCGCCGTATTTCACGTTCGCGGAGGTGGTGCGCACCGGCAGCTTCACGGTGGCGGCGCGCTCGCTGGGGCTGTCCAAGGCGACCGTGAGCAAGCAGGTGATGGCGCTGGAGGAGGCGCTGGGCGTGCGGCTGTTGCAGCGCACCACGCGCAAGCTGTCGCCCACGGCGGAGGGCCGGGCGCTGGCGGCGCGGTGTCAGCGGATGACGCAGGAGCTGGAGGCGGCGAAGGCGGAGGTGCTGCTGTTGCGCCGCAAGCCTCGCGGCCCGCTGCGCGTGAGCATCCCCATGTCCTTCGGGCTGCTGCGGGTGCTGCCCGCCATGCCGGAGTTCCTGGAGCGCTACCCGGAGATTGAGTTGGACATCCAGCTGGATGACCGGGTGGTGGACCTGGTGGAGCAGGGCTTCGACGCGTGCATCCGCATCGCGCAGCTACCGGACTCGTCGCTGCTCGCGCGGAAGCTGGCGTCCAGCCGCCGCGTCATCTGCGCGACGCCCGCGTACCTGCACCGGCACGGCACGCCGCACCGGCCGGAGGACCTGCGCCAGCACCGCTGCCTCCAGTACACGTACCTGGCCTCCGGCGCCGCGTGGCGCCTGCGCGGCCCGGGCGACGTGGAGTCCCTGGTGGAGACCACCGGCACGCTGAAGGCCAACAGCAGCCTGGCCCTGAAGACGGCGGTGCTGGGCCACGCGGGCATCGCGCAGTTCCCGCTCTTCGCCGTGTGGGAGGAGCTGCGGGACGGACAGCTCGTGGAGGTGCTGGATGATTACACGCTCCCGGAGCTGTCCATCTGGGCCGTGCACGCGCAGGGGCGCACCGTCACGCCGAAGGTGGGCGCGTGGATGGACTTCCTGGCGCGGCGCTTCGCGGACGAGCCCGGGTGGAACCTGGGCGCCCAGGCGAAGCGCGGCGCCTGACTTCAGCCCTTGCGGGTGTTGCTCTGCCAGTCGTGGCGCATGCGCAGCTTGCTCAACTGCGCGGACGCCACCTGCGTGCGCGCGCCGTCCGGGGCCAGCTTCCAGGCGTGGCTCTGGGTGAAGATGACGTTGCGGCCGCCGCGCAGCACGGTGGCCTCGAACTCCACCACCGTGCCCAGCGGCGTGGCGGACAGCATCATCGCGTTGAAGTTGCTGGTGAGCGCGTACTCGTCCGGCCCCAGCATGGGCAGCGTGGCCAGCATGCTGACCACGTCCAGCATGGAGTAGATGACCCCGCCGTGCAGCGTGTGGCTGAGGTTGTCGATGGCCTCCGTGACGCGCAGGCGGCACTTGCAGAAGCCGGGGCGCTGCTCCAAGAGCTCCAGGCCGCAGTAGCGCTGGTAGGCGTGCTCCAGGAGGGCGCGGGAGTGCGCCAGGGCGTGCTCGCTCAGGTCCGTCGTCGTGTCGTTCGTCACAGGGTCCGTCCGATGATGTCCAGCATGACTTCCCGGGCGCCGCCGCCAATGCCCAGCAGGCGCGCGTCGCGGTAGATGCGCTCCACGCGCGAGGGTTCGACGCAGCCGTGCGCGCCGTGCAACTGCACCGCGTCGTGCGCGATGCGCTCCAGCACGTCCACGGCGGTGTTCTTCGCGATGGCGGCGCGTGCCGCCGTGAGCTGTCCTTCCGCCTGCCAGCGCACGGCCTGCTCCACGAAGACGCGCGCCACGGTCAATTCGGAGTGCCGCTCCGCCAGGCGCTGGCGCAGCACGGACTTGTCCAGGAGCGCTTCGGGCCCCACGCGCCGCTCGCGGCAGTGCTCCACGGTGTCGCGAAGGGCCAGCTCCGCGGAGGCGAGGGCCATCACCGCCAGGTTCAGCCGCTCCTGTTGCAGGCACTGCTGGAGGAGCCGTCCCGCCTCGCGGCCGTGGATGAGGAGGCGCGCGGGCGTGGACTCGAAGCGCAGGGCCGCGAGCGGCAGGCTGCGCCAGCCCAGGCACGCCAGCCGCGTGTGGCTCAGGCCCGGGGCGTTGCCCTCCACCAGGAACAGCGCCAGGGCCCCGTCCAGGAGCGCGCCCACCAGGAGCAGGTCCGCGCGGCCGCCGTTGCAGATGAAGCGCTTGTCGCCGGTGAGCCGGTGGCCGTCGCCGTGGGGTTCGGCGCGGCACTCGAAGGCGCGCAGGTCCGAGCCCGCCTGCGGCTCGGTCAGCGCGAGCACGATGCTCTTGTCGCCCCGGAGCACGGAGGGCACCACCCGGGCCGCCACCGCCGCGTCCGCGCCCTGCACCGCCTTGAGGCTGACGAAGTGGGAGCCGAGCCCCATGGTGATGCCCTGAGAGCCGCCCAGGGTCAGCTCCTCCACCAGCACCGCCAGCGCGCCCGGGTCGTCCGGGAGCCGCTCCGGGGAGTGCCCCAGCGACAGCAGGCCTGCCCTGCCCGCCTGCCGCCAGAGTGACAGCGGGTACGCGCCGTCGCGCTCCCACGCGTCCACGTGGGGCCGCACGTGGTCGTTGACGAAGGTGCGCACCCGTCCCCGGAAGTCTTCCGTCGTGGCGTCCATCTAGAACACCGTGCTCTGGGCCAGCTCCTGGAAGCGCTGGACGATGGGCGCGAGCCTCGCGGGGGACACCTCTCCCTCCGGCTCGAAGTAGTAGAGCCGGGTGAAGTCGTTCATCACCTGGAGCATCTCCCGCGAGCGCCGCGCGGCGCGGATTTCATAGCGCTGGAGCGCCGCCTCCAGGCTTTCGTCGCAGTGCCCCACCAGGGCCTGCGCCAGCATGAAGCCGTTCTCCAGGCCCAGCGTCAGCCCGTAGCCCAGGGTGGGCAGCATCGCGTGGATGCTGTCCCCCAGGAGCACCACCCGGCCCCGGAACCACTGCCCCTCGCCCGTCAGCGCCTTGAGCTTGTGGGTGAGGATGTCCTCCTCGGGCGTCTGGCCCATCATCCGCAACAGGTCCTGGGGCAGCGGCGCGAACAGCTCCAGCAGCCCCTGCCGGTCCAGCAGCGGCTGGTTGCGGTGCTGGTAGGCCGCGAACCAGTAGCGCAGCGACGTGGCCTTGTTCAGCGGGTACGTCACCACGCGCGAGTGCCGCGACGTGAAGATCTGACACCGGTCCGAATGCAGCAGCGGCGAGTCGAAGTTCACCACGCCCCGGCTGGCGACGAGGCCCGTGTCATGGGGCACGAGCCCCGGGTTGACGAAGGAGCGCGTCGTGGACGACACGCCGTCCGCGCCCACCGCGAGGTCGAAGTCGAAGCGGTGGCCGTTGGTGAAGGTGAGGCGCACCTGGTCGCCCACGTTTTCCAGCGACTCGCAGCCCATGCCGTAGTGGATGTCGTCCTCGTCCAGGCGGTCCGCGAGCAGGCGGAAGAGCTCCGTGCGCAGGAACATCATCGCGGGCGCGGGCAGCCCCAGCCCGGCCGGGCGCACCGGCTGGCTGTGGACCAGCCGCCCGTGCTTGTCGTGCGTGTCCAGGAACTCGATGGGCTGCCCCCGGGAGAGGAAGGCGCGGTCCTTGAGCACGAAGCGCAGCACCTGCATGGCCTGGGGCCAGACGTAGATGCCCGTCCCGGAGTCCCGGGGCCCCGTGCCGCGCTCGAAGACGACGCAGTCCACGCCCAGCCGCTTGAGCATGACGGCGCAGGCCAGCCCGTTGAGGCCCGCGCCGATGATGGCGACCCTCATGCCGCCTCCTCGCGGGCACTCCACAGGGGCTGGCTGGTGGACGCGCGCAGCGAGTACCGGTTCTGCAACAGGCACAGGCTGGTCAGCTCCATCAGCATGGGGTCCAGCAGGCCCTGCTCATGCGCGCTCAGCGTGGGCAGCTTCTCCAGCAGGCCGCGCACGCGCGCCGGGTCGAAGAAGGGCAGCGCGTCCAGCTCCGAGCCGTTCAGCACGTCGCGCACCAGCTGGTACAGCCGGCCCTTCTGCTGGAGCGTGGCGGGCGGTGCGCGGAAGTAGTGCTTCTTGCGCTTGTAGAGGGCGTCCGGCAGGTACGGCCGCATGGCCTCGCGGAAGACGTACTTCTCCGTGGAGCCGCGCACCTTCATCCAGACGGGCATCTGGCACGCCAGCTCCACCACGTGGTGGTCCAGCAGCGGCACGCGGCCCTCGATGCTGTGGGCCATCTCCATGCGGTCGCCCAGCGTGGTGAGCACGAAGTTGGGCAGGTACGACTTGGCCCACAGGTACATGGACTTGTGGACGGGGTCGCGCCCCTCCAGGTTGCGGTGATCCAACCGGTCGTAGAACTGGCGGTAGGGGTCGCTGCCCGCGAACTGCTCGCGGAAGTCCGGGCGGTAGAGCGCCTCCAGCGCCTTGAACCAGCCGGCCTGGTTGTCCAGCCAGGACACGCCGTGGGACAGCTGCTGGACCATCCAGTGGATGTCCTGGG comes from Corallococcus macrosporus and encodes:
- a CDS encoding NAD-dependent epimerase/dehydratase family protein, which encodes MKILVTGATGYIGGAVVDALKQAGHQVLGLARSEDARNKLTARGIPAVAGDMADAKGLAALVKDLDAVVWTATANSEAVDAPAVAAVLDALKGTNKAFVYTSGVWVHGDTQGAVVTEDSPLAAAALVAWRPAVEQRALNTPGVRGVVIRPGIVYGRAVGIPSMLTSSAKQDGAARFVGTGENHWPVVFVEDLADLYVRAVEKAPAGTVLVAVQGPAVKLKDIAQAASEGAGAGGKTVAWPLEEARKQFGAFADALALDQRFSAQKAQSLLGWTPKGPGIIDELRSGSYARG
- a CDS encoding FAD-dependent monooxygenase, with the translated sequence MRVAIIGAGLNGLACAVMLKRLGVDCVVFERGTGPRDSGTGIYVWPQAMQVLRFVLKDRAFLSRGQPIEFLDTHDKHGRLVHSQPVRPAGLGLPAPAMMFLRTELFRLLADRLDEDDIHYGMGCESLENVGDQVRLTFTNGHRFDFDLAVGADGVSSTTRSFVNPGLVPHDTGLVASRGVVNFDSPLLHSDRCQIFTSRHSRVVTYPLNKATSLRYWFAAYQHRNQPLLDRQGLLELFAPLPQDLLRMMGQTPEEDILTHKLKALTGEGQWFRGRVVLLGDSIHAMLPTLGYGLTLGLENGFMLAQALVGHCDESLEAALQRYEIRAARRSREMLQVMNDFTRLYYFEPEGEVSPARLAPIVQRFQELAQSTVF
- a CDS encoding hotdog domain-containing protein — its product is MTNDTTTDLSEHALAHSRALLEHAYQRYCGLELLEQRPGFCKCRLRVTEAIDNLSHTLHGGVIYSMLDVVSMLATLPMLGPDEYALTSNFNAMMLSATPLGTVVEFEATVLRGGRNVIFTQSHAWKLAPDGARTQVASAQLSKLRMRHDWQSNTRKG
- a CDS encoding hydroxymethylglutaryl-CoA synthase, with amino-acid sequence MQAGLEAIGVAVPDTYVELADLAMARGVAPGKYVEGLGVTRMGVPLVNEDTVTLAARAARMALESAGCSPEDVGLLVVGTETAVDHSKPVASYVQGLLGLPTRCRIFETKHACYGGTAALQMALDWVRSGSAKGRKALIVCSDIARYGVGTPGEPTQGAGAVAMLVSDTPALLALEAGKTGVYSKDVMDFWRPLYSKDALVDGHYSVQCYLDALEGAYRAYQESAAEPAGEGAYSDRFAALVYHVPYGKMSRKAHRHLRTLDGDTAPDASFDRLVGNSLVLPSQVGNIYTGSMYLALASLLSTASQDLTGQRVGLFSYGSGSCAEFFSGVVQAGAQERVKALGLEARLTRRRALSIPEYEDVMRAREHLDERPAADAAGSGFRYQGTRDHKRIYAT
- a CDS encoding luciferase family protein, with the protein product MDSPRTVFLGLAALLLTALSCTPQTGDVQRAEPAVLSSRVLASTTPEPSFRLPVRKGPRPETTDAPPGTPLAHRQLSQIAPTDLQERLFTRAAALPDVRVAPSGISVPGARAFWLRPEASRGPRAAFQVGTEFAHIHPAEDGSLHLTFPPEMARRVFQQGWGMPHPRSGTPMLFGPRDEAELEVVWQLLLRSYAWAHDGQDVGVTVE
- a CDS encoding LysR family transcriptional regulator: MTNPMEQVAPYFTFAEVVRTGSFTVAARSLGLSKATVSKQVMALEEALGVRLLQRTTRKLSPTAEGRALAARCQRMTQELEAAKAEVLLLRRKPRGPLRVSIPMSFGLLRVLPAMPEFLERYPEIELDIQLDDRVVDLVEQGFDACIRIAQLPDSSLLARKLASSRRVICATPAYLHRHGTPHRPEDLRQHRCLQYTYLASGAAWRLRGPGDVESLVETTGTLKANSSLALKTAVLGHAGIAQFPLFAVWEELRDGQLVEVLDDYTLPELSIWAVHAQGRTVTPKVGAWMDFLARRFADEPGWNLGAQAKRGA
- a CDS encoding acyl-CoA dehydrogenase family protein, whose protein sequence is MDATTEDFRGRVRTFVNDHVRPHVDAWERDGAYPLSLWRQAGRAGLLSLGHSPERLPDDPGALAVLVEELTLGGSQGITMGLGSHFVSLKAVQGADAAVAARVVPSVLRGDKSIVLALTEPQAGSDLRAFECRAEPHGDGHRLTGDKRFICNGGRADLLLVGALLDGALALFLVEGNAPGLSHTRLACLGWRSLPLAALRFESTPARLLIHGREAGRLLQQCLQQERLNLAVMALASAELALRDTVEHCRERRVGPEALLDKSVLRQRLAERHSELTVARVFVEQAVRWQAEGQLTAARAAIAKNTAVDVLERIAHDAVQLHGAHGCVEPSRVERIYRDARLLGIGGGAREVMLDIIGRTL